Genomic DNA from Hymenobacter jejuensis:
CAACATTCCCGTTATCCAAGGCTCTGCTTTGGGTGGCCTAAATGGTGACGCTAAATGGGTTCCAAAGATTGAGGAGTTGATGGATGCTGTTGATAGCTACATTCCAATTCCTGCTCGTCTGACTGACCTTCCTTTCCTGATGCCTGTTGAGGACGTGTTCTCAATCACCGGTCGTGGTACAGTTGCCACTGGTCGTATTGAGCGCGGTGTAATCAACTCGGGCGAAGCTGTTGATATCCTAGGCATGGGCGCCAAGCAAGGCCTCAAGTCGGTTGTTACCGGTGTGGAAATGTTCCGTAAGATTCTTGACCGTGGTGAAGCTGGCGACAACGTAGGTCTGCTACTCCGTGGTATTGAAAAAGACGATATCCGTCGTGGCATGGTTATCTGTAAGCCAGGTTCGGTAACTCCTCACCAGAAGTTCAAGGCTGAGGTGTATGTGTTGTCGAAAGAGGAAGGCGGCCGCCACACACCGTTCTTCAACAACTATCGTCCTCAGTTTTATCTGCGTACCACTGACGTAACTGGTATCATCACTTTGCCAGAAGGCGTAGAAATGGTAATGCCAGGTGACAACATCACCATCCAGGTTGAACTGATTAACAAGGTAGCAATGGAAAAAGGTCTTCGTTTCGCTATTCGCGAAGGTGGCCGTACAGTAGGTGCTGGTCAGGTGACTGAAATCCTCGACTAGTCTAACTATCAGAACTATCCGCCTCCGAATTTTCGGGGGCGGATTTGTTTTGTTTAGACTTTACCTTACATTTGCACTCCCAATTGAGGCTAAGTCTCGATGAGTGCATTTTTTACGGGCGTAGTTCAAGGGTAGAATAGAGGTCTCCAAAACCTTTGATGGGAGTTCGAATCTCTCCGCCCGTGCAAGAAATGACCTTTAAGGTCGCAGTAGTAATAGCCTAAAAGGCGCCAGACATGAGTAAGCTGACGAATTATTTCCGCGAAACGACCGAGGAGATGCGTTATAAAGTAACGTGGCCTTCCTTCGAAGAACTGCAGAAAAGTGCCGGTTTGGTACTTATTGGCTCTCTTGTGTTCGCTGCAGTAGTTGGTTTGATGGATATCATTTTCAAAACTGGCTTAGAAGCATTTTACAACTCATTCCGTTAACCAGCATCTAAGATGGGAGAGTTGAAGTGGTATGTTGTCCGCTCAGTTAGCGGACAAGAAAAGAAGGCCAAACAGTATCTCGAAACTGAGATTGGACGTCATGGTCTATCGGAATTAGTACCTCAGGTACTGATTCCCGCTGAGAAAGTATACGAGATGCGTAACGGCAAAAAGCGCGTACGCGAACGTAATTTCTTTCCTGGTTACATTTTAATACATGCTGACCTCTCTCACGGTGAAGTAGACCATATTATCACTAGCACTCCAGGTGTAATTGGTTTCTTAAGCGATAAGGAAGGTAAGAGCACTAATACTAAGCCTGTACCTCTTCGTTTATCGGAGGTGAACCGCATTCTCGGTATAGTTGATGAGACCGAGGAAGAGGCTGCATCATTGGAGACTCCTTTTGTAGTAGGGGAGCTAGTGAAAGTGGTTGATGGGGCCTTTAGTGGTTTTTCTGGCAACGTAAGCGAAGTGTTCGAAGAACGCAAGAAACTTAATGTTATCGTTAAGATTTTCGGCCGTAGCACTCCAATGGAGTTAAGCTACACTCAAGTTGAAAAAGAGTCCTAAAATAAATCTTACGTCGCTGACTATTCGCTCCAAGTCAGCGGTGCTTCCACTAAGGAGCAACTTTCAAAACTGAGGGCTACTGGTGTTACGACCTGTTGGCCTGAAGCCTTTCAAACCAATGGCCAAAGAAATTAGAGGTTATCTGAGACTTCAGATAAAGGGAGGCGCTGCGAATCCTTCGCCGCCGGTTGGACCTGCACTTGGTAGCAAAGGCCTAAATATCATGGAGTTCTGCAAGCAGTTTAATGCTCGCACCCAAGATAAGGCCGGCCAAGTATGTCCTGTATTGATCACTATGTATACCGACAAGTCTTTTGACTTTGTGGTAAAAACTCCACCTGCACCGGTTATGCTACTGGAAGCTGCTAAGCTTCAGAGCGGTTCGAAAGAGCCTAACCGTAACAAAGTAGGTTCTGTTACATGGGATCAAGTTCGCCAGATTGCCGAAACCAAAATGCCTGATCTCAATGCTTTCAAAGTTGAATCAGCTATGAAATTGGTAGCTGGTACGGCTCGTAGCATGGGTATCACCATCTCGGGAACTTCTCCCTTTGCTGAATAACTAGAAAGGAGAAGCAAATCATGGCAAAAGTTAGCAAAAAGCGCAAGGAAGCCCTTGCCAAACACGACCTAACACAAATTCGTAGCTTAGTTGAGGCAGCTAAAGTAGTGAAGGATATCACCTACACTAAGTTTGATGCTTCGGTTGATATCGATGTGCGTTTGGGTGTAGATCCTCGTAAAGCTGACCAAATGGTTCGTGGCGTTGCTACGCTTCCTCATGGTACTGGCAAAACCGTTCGTGTATTAGCTCTTGTGACTCCTGACAAGGAAGCGGAGGCTACAGCTGCCGGTGCTGACTACGTAGGACTTGACGACTATATCTCCAAAATCGAGAAGGGTTGGACCGACATTGACGTAATTATCACTATGCCGTCGGTGATGGCAAAAGTTGGTCGTCTAGGTCGCGTACTTGGTCCTCGTGGTTTGATGCCAAACCCAAAATCGGGTACGGTTACAACTGATGTAGCTAAAGCTGTACAAGAAGTAAAAGCTGGTAAGATTGACTTCAAAGTTGATAAGACCGGCATCATTCATTGCAGCGTAGGTAAAGTCTCCTTTGATGATCAAAAGATTGCTGAAAATGCTATAGAAGTCATTCAAACGCTAACTCGTTTGAAGCCTTCTTCGGCAAAAGGCACTTATATCAGAAGCATCACGTTGTCGAGCACGATGAGCCCGGCCGTTCCGGTTGACACGACGGTAACTTCCGCTTAATAACAACTGACGACGCATATGACCCGGGAAGAAAAACAAGCCCTTGTCGACGAGCTGAGCGAGAAGTTTCAATCGCACAATTCGTTCTACATCACTGATGCTTCGGTGATGTCAGTGGCTAAAATCAATGAATTTCGTCGCCTGTGTTTTAATCGCGGCATGGAATTCAAAGTGTACAAGAACACTCTGATTCGCAAAGCACTTGACACTCTTACCAGCGATACCACTGAGATGGACGCTGCATTGAAAGGTCAATCGGGCGTTTTGTTTTCAAAAGAATCAGGTTCGGCACCAGCAAAACTTTTACAGGATTTTTATAAGCAACAAGCTTATGGCAAAGGTGTAGAGCCCAAGCCAGTCCTGAAAGGTGCTTATGTAGATGCTAGCATCTACATTGGTTCCAACCAGCTTACAACTCTTAGCACTATTAAAGGCAAGCAAGAACTCATCGGCGAAATCGTCGGCTTGCTACAATCACCTGCTAAGAATGTTATTTCGGCTCTTTCGAGTGGAGGCAGCAAATTGGCTGGTATTCTCAAAACTCTTTCGGAAAAAGAAGAGGCTGCAGGCTAACCGTTGCTCATCTTTTCCATCCTTAATTCAACTCAACAACCCTCTTTTTTTAACAATCTACAGAAATGGCAGATTTGAAAGCATTCGCTGAGCAGCTCGTTAGCCTGACGGTGAAAGAAGTAAACGAACTGGCCGCTATCCTGAAGGACGAGTACGGCATTGAGCCCGCTGCTGCTGCTCCAGTAATGGTAGCTGGTGGTGGCGCTGGTGCTGCTGCTGAAGCTCCTGAGGAGAAGACCTCATTTGACGTGATCCTGAAAGCTGCTGGCGGCCAGAAATTGGCAGTTGTGAAGCTGGTTAAAGACCTAACCGGTCTGGGCTTGAAAGAAGCAAAAGAGCTGGTTGACGGTGCTCCTAAGCCCCTGAAAGAAGGCGTTGCTAAAGACGAAGCCGACTCGCTGAAGAAGCAACTGGAAGAAGCTGGCGCTGAAGTAGAGGTTAAATAACTCTGCGGCCCCGTTTT
This window encodes:
- the secE gene encoding preprotein translocase subunit SecE, which gives rise to MSKLTNYFRETTEEMRYKVTWPSFEELQKSAGLVLIGSLVFAAVVGLMDIIFKTGLEAFYNSFR
- the nusG gene encoding transcription termination/antitermination protein NusG, which produces MGELKWYVVRSVSGQEKKAKQYLETEIGRHGLSELVPQVLIPAEKVYEMRNGKKRVRERNFFPGYILIHADLSHGEVDHIITSTPGVIGFLSDKEGKSTNTKPVPLRLSEVNRILGIVDETEEEAASLETPFVVGELVKVVDGAFSGFSGNVSEVFEERKKLNVIVKIFGRSTPMELSYTQVEKES
- the rplA gene encoding 50S ribosomal protein L1 produces the protein MAKVSKKRKEALAKHDLTQIRSLVEAAKVVKDITYTKFDASVDIDVRLGVDPRKADQMVRGVATLPHGTGKTVRVLALVTPDKEAEATAAGADYVGLDDYISKIEKGWTDIDVIITMPSVMAKVGRLGRVLGPRGLMPNPKSGTVTTDVAKAVQEVKAGKIDFKVDKTGIIHCSVGKVSFDDQKIAENAIEVIQTLTRLKPSSAKGTYIRSITLSSTMSPAVPVDTTVTSA
- the rplK gene encoding 50S ribosomal protein L11, with the protein product MAKEIRGYLRLQIKGGAANPSPPVGPALGSKGLNIMEFCKQFNARTQDKAGQVCPVLITMYTDKSFDFVVKTPPAPVMLLEAAKLQSGSKEPNRNKVGSVTWDQVRQIAETKMPDLNAFKVESAMKLVAGTARSMGITISGTSPFAE
- the rplJ gene encoding 50S ribosomal protein L10 — translated: MTREEKQALVDELSEKFQSHNSFYITDASVMSVAKINEFRRLCFNRGMEFKVYKNTLIRKALDTLTSDTTEMDAALKGQSGVLFSKESGSAPAKLLQDFYKQQAYGKGVEPKPVLKGAYVDASIYIGSNQLTTLSTIKGKQELIGEIVGLLQSPAKNVISALSSGGSKLAGILKTLSEKEEAAG
- the rplL gene encoding 50S ribosomal protein L7/L12, with the protein product MADLKAFAEQLVSLTVKEVNELAAILKDEYGIEPAAAAPVMVAGGGAGAAAEAPEEKTSFDVILKAAGGQKLAVVKLVKDLTGLGLKEAKELVDGAPKPLKEGVAKDEADSLKKQLEEAGAEVEVK
- the tuf gene encoding elongation factor Tu encodes the protein MAKENFDRSKPHVNIGTIGHVDHGKTTLTAAITTVLANKGLAAKRDFSSIDNAPEEKERGITINTAHVEYATEKRHYAHVDCPGHADYVKNMVTGAAQMDGAILVVAATDGPMPQTREHILLARQVGVPQLVVFMNKVDMVDDPELLELVEMEIRELLSFYDFDGDNIPVIQGSALGGLNGDAKWVPKIEELMDAVDSYIPIPARLTDLPFLMPVEDVFSITGRGTVATGRIERGVINSGEAVDILGMGAKQGLKSVVTGVEMFRKILDRGEAGDNVGLLLRGIEKDDIRRGMVICKPGSVTPHQKFKAEVYVLSKEEGGRHTPFFNNYRPQFYLRTTDVTGIITLPEGVEMVMPGDNITIQVELINKVAMEKGLRFAIREGGRTVGAGQVTEILD